From Algoriphagus sp. NG3, the proteins below share one genomic window:
- a CDS encoding RagB/SusD family nutrient uptake outer membrane protein produces the protein MKKYIIIGLVALFSGCADQLDLTPQQSVDQDLALSTDANVKRVLQGAYSEIRDGYLYGGSLFLYAEMLGANREVRWEGTYNQPREMFNKNIFVNNSFVEQSWAAAYRAINVANNVLESLEVVNDEDRERVEGEALFIRGSMFFELVKLFALPYSAGNSESNLGVPLVLSPTRQVDEGSYVARNTVGEVYGQIISDLTKAEAQLPAVNGFLARNYVAAAQLSRVYLQMQDYEKARDAADRAIMAATSNGKTLTLNYMDAFNTEADSPEDLFAIQVNPQDSDNDMFLYYSLPEFGARGGDVSILGAHLDYYEAGDARLAQFYFGAGEQRTAKWRDQFRNVKVIRLAEMYLTRAESNARMGTSVGGTPLDDLNKIRTRVGLPTLNAATVENILAERKVELAHEGQFLHDVKRTQGAIQDNSSNVVYSFNDGKLVFPIPQREMDANPSLVQNAAYTN, from the coding sequence ATGAAAAAATATATAATAATAGGATTGGTCGCTTTGTTTTCAGGTTGTGCGGACCAATTGGATTTGACTCCACAGCAAAGTGTAGACCAGGACTTGGCATTAAGCACAGATGCAAATGTAAAGCGCGTGCTTCAGGGTGCATATTCGGAAATCAGAGATGGGTATTTATATGGTGGAAGTTTGTTTCTCTATGCAGAGATGCTGGGGGCAAATAGAGAAGTGAGATGGGAAGGAACCTATAATCAGCCCCGGGAGATGTTTAATAAAAACATTTTTGTCAATAATTCCTTTGTGGAACAATCATGGGCGGCTGCCTATCGCGCGATCAACGTGGCCAATAATGTGCTGGAATCCTTAGAGGTTGTGAATGATGAAGACAGAGAAAGGGTAGAGGGAGAAGCTTTGTTTATCAGAGGTTCTATGTTTTTTGAATTGGTGAAGTTGTTTGCCTTGCCGTATTCAGCGGGAAATAGCGAAAGCAATCTAGGTGTTCCATTGGTTCTTTCGCCGACACGCCAAGTCGACGAAGGTAGCTATGTGGCTAGAAATACTGTAGGTGAAGTGTATGGCCAGATCATAAGTGATCTAACAAAGGCAGAAGCCCAACTTCCAGCCGTTAATGGGTTCCTTGCAAGAAACTATGTTGCCGCAGCCCAACTATCTAGAGTTTACCTCCAGATGCAGGATTATGAAAAGGCGAGAGATGCTGCGGATAGAGCTATTATGGCTGCAACATCCAATGGGAAGACGCTCACGCTTAATTATATGGATGCGTTCAATACCGAGGCTGATTCTCCAGAAGATTTATTTGCAATACAGGTAAATCCTCAAGATTCAGACAATGATATGTTCTTGTATTATTCTCTTCCTGAGTTTGGGGCGAGAGGTGGAGATGTGTCTATTCTAGGTGCCCATTTGGATTACTATGAAGCAGGTGATGCGAGATTGGCTCAATTTTACTTTGGTGCAGGAGAGCAGAGAACAGCTAAATGGAGAGATCAATTTAGAAATGTAAAGGTGATAAGGCTGGCTGAGATGTATCTTACCCGTGCAGAATCAAATGCAAGGATGGGAACTTCAGTGGGGGGCACTCCTTTGGATGATTTGAATAAAATCAGGACAAGAGTAGGGTTGCCAACTTTGAATGCTGCTACTGTGGAAAATATTTTAGCAGAAAGGAAAGTGGAACTTGCTCATGAGGGGCAATTCCTTCATGATGTGAAAAGGACTCAGGGGGCTATCCAGGACAATTCCTCAAATGTCGTTTACAGTTTCAATGATGGCAAATTGGTGTTCCCAATCCCTCAGCGGGAAATGGACGCCAATCCAAGTCTGGTTCAAAATGCGGCTTACACAAATTAA
- a CDS encoding TonB-dependent receptor, protein MRKALLCFIVLFAASLSYEVQAQQRVITGTVISEEDGLGLPGVNVLVKESSRGVITDLDGKYSIPATEGETLVFSFVGYMSQEHVVGQRTQLDITLSADAKVLGEVLVVGYGSTTKGDLTGNISSVKGADLAAVPVVNFQDALQGRMAGVFVQSSSGKLGEGVKIRVRGTTSISGGNDPLYVIDGVPVTSGGAIGLYNPMADINFNDIESLEVLKDASASAIYGARGANGVVLITTKTGSKGKTKFNVGIQRGFSSPTRTREFLNSAEYIELMREGAYNNDLQIYGIDPINNPEDYEGSDLEFVESRLDRYSGYADWRTGEIDTDWQKQAFNEDAGTFSVNFSASGGDDKTRFFLSGAYDQQTGILIRNDFERVSARLNLDHSVSDKFLIGANFGLSRTENNRLSDDNQFNNPMQLVAMAPITPIRDENGVLYDRPTTTYYNNLIDSENAEWVNVSFRNLTNIFGEYKFTPDLKFRSEFGIDVFNQNEEQFFGSRTNTGLSTNGYGRSRWTRIVNYNTNNFFTYNKVLGGVHNIEAVLGMSFQRSDQNNTFVEGQEFPLDDLRTLASAAEITGGSSSLTNFSFLSYFSRINYKYQEKYLATLSARVDGSSRFGPNNRYGFFPAASVGWILSEEGFLRGNNTLSLLKLRGSYGLTGNAEIGNFEHLGLYGSASYGLVPGLVPTQIPNPNLTWENTKQLDIGIEFGILSDRITGEIDFYNKNTTDLLLNVPIPATSGFRTQLTNIGDMQNRGVEIVLNSVNIAKPDFTWSTSLNFARNVNEVKKLAPGQLSIPPSSSRFLNAVIIGEPLGVFYGPAYAGVDPSNGDALYYTDQERTETTTNYNEAERVVLGDPNPSFIAGLSNTIKYKGFDLMFLFQGVFGNEIFDGGGGFFAANGDWFDNSTRDQLARWQNPGDMTDVPQARLGECNGCNASSRYISDGSYIRLKTLNVGYSFSPELLSRLKLSSMRVFFTGQNLLTFTDYKGWDPEVSADHLGGNILIGNDFYSAPQSRTLSIGLNVGF, encoded by the coding sequence ATGAGAAAAGCTTTACTATGTTTTATTGTGCTGTTTGCAGCATCCCTCAGTTATGAGGTGCAGGCGCAACAGCGTGTGATCACCGGCACGGTGATTTCTGAAGAGGATGGTCTCGGCTTGCCCGGGGTAAATGTCCTTGTGAAAGAAAGTTCACGCGGTGTAATCACTGATTTGGATGGAAAATATTCTATTCCAGCAACTGAGGGAGAGACATTGGTGTTTTCTTTTGTCGGATATATGTCCCAAGAGCATGTAGTCGGCCAAAGGACTCAACTGGATATCACGCTTAGTGCAGATGCCAAAGTGTTGGGAGAAGTATTAGTGGTAGGCTACGGTAGTACCACCAAAGGTGATTTGACTGGAAATATCTCCAGTGTGAAAGGAGCGGATCTGGCAGCTGTGCCGGTGGTTAACTTTCAAGATGCCTTGCAAGGTAGAATGGCAGGGGTATTTGTGCAGTCCTCCAGTGGGAAGCTTGGGGAAGGCGTGAAAATCAGAGTTCGTGGAACGACCTCGATTTCGGGGGGCAATGATCCGCTGTATGTGATCGATGGAGTCCCTGTCACTTCGGGAGGCGCGATCGGGCTATATAATCCCATGGCTGATATTAACTTTAATGACATAGAATCCCTGGAGGTTCTTAAGGATGCATCCGCCTCTGCAATATATGGGGCCAGGGGGGCTAATGGGGTAGTGTTGATTACTACAAAAACGGGGTCTAAAGGGAAAACCAAATTCAATGTAGGGATACAAAGAGGTTTTTCCAGTCCTACCAGAACCAGAGAATTCTTGAATTCAGCAGAATATATTGAACTGATGAGAGAAGGGGCATATAATAATGATCTTCAGATTTACGGAATAGATCCTATAAATAATCCTGAGGATTATGAAGGTTCTGATTTAGAGTTTGTAGAGAGTAGATTGGATCGTTATTCGGGTTATGCCGACTGGCGAACTGGTGAGATAGATACAGATTGGCAGAAGCAGGCATTTAATGAGGATGCAGGTACTTTTAGTGTGAATTTCTCGGCTTCAGGGGGAGATGATAAAACAAGGTTCTTTTTGAGTGGAGCGTATGATCAGCAGACGGGTATTTTGATCAGAAATGATTTTGAAAGGGTTTCTGCTAGATTAAACCTTGATCATTCAGTCTCCGACAAATTTCTGATTGGAGCCAATTTCGGTTTGAGCCGTACAGAAAATAACCGTCTATCTGATGACAACCAATTCAACAACCCTATGCAGCTGGTGGCTATGGCTCCTATCACCCCGATCAGGGATGAAAATGGGGTGTTGTATGATAGGCCTACTACCACGTATTACAATAACCTGATTGATTCAGAAAATGCTGAATGGGTGAATGTTTCATTCAGGAACCTTACTAATATTTTTGGAGAGTATAAATTTACCCCTGATCTAAAATTCCGTTCCGAGTTTGGGATTGATGTATTTAATCAGAATGAAGAGCAGTTCTTTGGGTCAAGGACTAATACCGGGCTTTCTACTAACGGGTATGGCCGATCTAGATGGACAAGAATTGTTAATTATAACACCAATAATTTCTTCACATACAACAAAGTCCTTGGAGGGGTTCACAATATTGAAGCTGTCTTGGGGATGTCATTTCAGAGATCTGACCAGAACAATACGTTTGTGGAGGGGCAAGAATTTCCACTGGATGATTTAAGAACTTTGGCTTCAGCGGCCGAAATCACCGGAGGTTCTTCATCACTGACTAATTTCTCCTTCTTGTCATATTTTTCAAGGATAAATTATAAGTATCAGGAAAAATACCTAGCTACGCTGAGCGCAAGAGTGGATGGCTCTTCAAGATTTGGCCCTAATAATAGATATGGGTTCTTTCCGGCAGCTTCGGTAGGTTGGATACTTAGTGAGGAAGGCTTTCTAAGAGGTAACAATACGCTTAGCTTGTTGAAGTTAAGAGGTTCTTATGGCTTGACCGGGAACGCTGAAATCGGGAACTTTGAGCATTTGGGACTGTACGGCTCTGCTTCCTATGGCCTTGTGCCTGGTCTGGTTCCTACTCAGATACCGAATCCAAACCTAACTTGGGAAAACACCAAGCAGCTGGATATAGGTATAGAGTTCGGGATCTTGAGTGATAGGATTACTGGTGAGATAGATTTTTACAATAAAAACACCACTGATCTATTGCTTAATGTGCCTATTCCTGCGACCTCAGGCTTTAGAACGCAACTTACCAACATAGGGGATATGCAGAATAGAGGTGTGGAGATAGTGCTGAACTCTGTCAATATTGCAAAGCCAGACTTTACGTGGAGCACTTCATTGAATTTTGCGAGAAATGTCAATGAGGTCAAGAAATTGGCTCCTGGGCAGCTTTCAATCCCGCCTTCTTCATCCAGGTTCCTCAATGCTGTGATTATAGGTGAGCCTTTAGGGGTATTCTATGGCCCGGCATATGCCGGTGTGGATCCTTCAAACGGAGATGCGCTTTATTATACAGATCAGGAGCGTACAGAAACTACCACCAATTACAATGAAGCGGAACGGGTAGTGTTGGGAGATCCTAATCCTTCGTTTATCGCAGGCTTAAGTAATACTATTAAATACAAGGGGTTCGACCTGATGTTCTTGTTTCAAGGAGTATTTGGAAATGAAATATTTGACGGTGGAGGAGGGTTCTTTGCTGCCAACGGTGATTGGTTTGACAATTCCACAAGGGATCAACTAGCAAGGTGGCAAAACCCAGGGGATATGACTGATGTTCCTCAGGCAAGATTAGGAGAATGCAATGGTTGTAATGCTTCCAGTAGATACATATCCGATGGATCCTATATCAGGCTCAAGACTCTTAATGTAGGGTATTCATTTAGTCCTGAGCTGCTTTCAAGACTGAAGTTGAGTAGCATGAGAGTGTTCTTTACAGGGCAGAATTTATTGACATTTACGGATTATAAAGGATGGGATCCGGAAGTGAGTGCAGATCATCTGGGAGGAAATATCCTGATCGGAAATGATTTCTATTCTGCTCCCCAGTCCAGAACACTCTCTATTGGTCTTAATGTTGGATTTTAA
- a CDS encoding 5-formyltetrahydrofolate cyclo-ligase, producing MGLDKQHIRDKYKKLRAGLSDEELAQKSQQITYRVNDFISSHPELSHYHLFFPIAKQREIDTYPIKDFLDSKGASVYTSRVSAHVIQMDTLKLNPATRFEVDSWGIPLPLDFELVDSSWIQVVFVPLLAFDASGNRIGFGKGYYDSFLSQLNPFVLKVGLSVFPPENHIPSEPHDIPLDYCITPENILIF from the coding sequence ATGGGGCTTGATAAGCAGCATATCAGGGATAAGTACAAGAAGCTGAGAGCGGGACTTAGTGACGAGGAACTAGCTCAAAAATCCCAACAGATTACTTACCGGGTAAATGATTTTATTTCCTCGCATCCTGAGCTTTCCCATTATCACTTATTCTTTCCAATTGCAAAGCAGCGAGAAATCGATACCTATCCTATCAAGGATTTTTTGGATTCAAAAGGTGCAAGTGTTTATACGTCCAGGGTTTCGGCACATGTTATTCAGATGGATACATTGAAATTAAACCCAGCTACGCGTTTTGAAGTAGATTCCTGGGGGATTCCTTTGCCTCTGGATTTTGAGCTGGTTGATTCCTCTTGGATCCAGGTTGTTTTTGTCCCTTTATTGGCTTTTGACGCATCGGGAAATAGAATCGGTTTTGGAAAAGGATATTACGACTCTTTTTTAAGCCAATTGAATCCCTTTGTTCTAAAAGTTGGATTGAGTGTTTTTCCTCCAGAAAACCATATCCCGTCAGAACCGCACGATATCCCGTTGGATTATTGTATTACACCGGAAAATATCCTTATTTTTTGA
- the bshC gene encoding bacillithiol biosynthesis cysteine-adding enzyme BshC, producing the protein MKKHCVELHLTGQFSQFFLDYINGKEELKPFYEHSPTIESFREAIAQRNFPGHNRQVLVEVLQNQYADLEVAGSVSGNIESLASSRTFTVTTGHQLNLFTGPLYFIYKIVSTINLAKRLSGEYPEFRFVPVYWMATEDHDFEEINYFRFDGRKHQWKSKQTGAVGDFELDASFREFLESVPFAPEFFQEAYSTSKNLGEAVRKYVNHLFGEQGLVVVDGDDPRLKREFTDVVLSDLFEHKPLEKATASSKALQELGYGSQIFPREINLFYKDKGVRERIEKMESGFGVVNTGLRFTDDEMKALVKEHPERFSPNVVLRPLYQEIILPNLAYLGGPAEVVYWLQLKGVFGHFQVSFPVLLPRNFALILPKKALRKMEQLNWGVEDLFIDLEQWKKTFVKAEASMDVELTKQKEVVSALFDAKGKEAAHLEKSLENSFEAGKVRALKIWDQMARKLRKAEERRLHIQIERACCIHEIIKPAGSPQERVVNMMQFYLSSPELISELLACFDPLDFRMMVLEDGA; encoded by the coding sequence ATGAAAAAACATTGCGTAGAACTCCATCTTACCGGCCAGTTTTCTCAATTTTTTTTGGATTATATAAACGGAAAGGAGGAGCTCAAACCATTTTATGAACACTCGCCTACCATTGAGAGCTTCAGGGAAGCAATAGCACAACGGAACTTTCCTGGGCACAACCGTCAAGTGTTGGTAGAAGTGCTTCAAAACCAGTACGCTGATTTGGAAGTAGCTGGCTCAGTTTCAGGGAATATTGAATCTTTGGCTTCCTCTCGCACATTTACGGTGACTACTGGCCATCAACTCAATCTGTTTACAGGACCCCTTTATTTTATCTATAAGATTGTTTCCACTATAAACCTCGCAAAGAGATTGTCTGGGGAATATCCTGAATTCAGGTTTGTGCCTGTTTACTGGATGGCTACGGAGGATCATGATTTTGAGGAGATCAACTATTTTAGGTTTGACGGGAGAAAACATCAATGGAAATCAAAACAGACTGGTGCTGTTGGGGATTTTGAACTGGATGCTTCCTTTAGAGAATTCTTGGAATCCGTGCCTTTTGCTCCGGAGTTTTTCCAGGAAGCTTACTCTACTTCCAAAAACCTGGGAGAAGCCGTGCGGAAATACGTAAATCACCTTTTTGGAGAGCAGGGGTTGGTAGTAGTAGATGGTGATGATCCAAGGTTAAAGCGGGAGTTCACAGATGTGGTTCTCTCAGATCTTTTTGAGCATAAACCCTTAGAGAAGGCCACTGCCTCAAGCAAAGCACTTCAGGAACTAGGTTATGGTAGTCAGATATTTCCCCGTGAAATTAATCTGTTCTATAAGGACAAGGGAGTGCGGGAGCGAATCGAAAAGATGGAGTCGGGATTTGGTGTGGTGAATACAGGACTTAGGTTTACAGATGATGAGATGAAAGCTTTGGTGAAGGAGCATCCGGAGCGATTTAGTCCAAATGTTGTATTGCGCCCGCTGTATCAGGAAATAATTCTTCCAAATTTGGCGTATCTGGGTGGTCCTGCAGAAGTGGTTTATTGGTTGCAGTTAAAAGGAGTTTTCGGTCATTTTCAAGTTTCTTTTCCAGTTTTGCTGCCTAGAAACTTTGCTTTGATCCTTCCTAAGAAGGCACTGCGGAAAATGGAGCAACTGAATTGGGGGGTGGAAGATCTATTCATTGATCTTGAGCAGTGGAAAAAGACATTTGTAAAAGCTGAGGCCAGTATGGATGTAGAATTGACCAAGCAAAAAGAGGTGGTCTCTGCTCTTTTTGATGCCAAAGGAAAGGAGGCGGCACATTTGGAAAAAAGCCTTGAGAATTCCTTTGAAGCAGGGAAAGTACGGGCTCTGAAGATTTGGGATCAGATGGCAAGAAAGCTTCGAAAGGCTGAAGAGCGCAGGTTGCACATTCAGATTGAGCGTGCCTGTTGTATTCATGAGATCATAAAACCAGCTGGAAGTCCCCAGGAACGGGTGGTGAATATGATGCAGTTTTACCTGAGTAGTCCTGAGTTGATTTCGGAGCTTTTAGCATGTTTTGATCCGCTTGATTTTCGAATGATGGTGTTGGAAGATGGGGCTTGA
- a CDS encoding pitrilysin family protein, with product MLSYTRFFLDNGLEVIVHEDHSSKTAVFNLLYKVGSRNEIPGKTGLAHFFEHLMFGGSANVPVFDRELERVGGSCNAFTSQDITNYYITLPGANLETAFWLESDRMFQLSLSTKTIETQRKVVIEEYKQRYLNQPYGDAYHHLDCLSYDIHPYRWPTIGQSLEDIQSYTQEDTWEFYKSNYRPDNAVLVVAGAVKQAEVERMAKKWFEPIQNHPKPDLLIPTEPVQRTKKTKLVEAPVPTDALYKAYKMPAKLAEGYWEADLITDILGFGKSSILEQTLVKNGKLFASISAYITGSVDPGLLTFAGKMESGVAAEEAEKALDEVISGFLKSQISDYTLQKIQNQEEAHKTYESVEILNRAMNLAGYAHLGNPALYDEVFDIKSKIKGDEIMHWANSIIKEENSSVLYYKSAQE from the coding sequence ATGCTATCGTACACAAGATTTTTCCTAGACAATGGACTAGAAGTGATCGTCCATGAAGATCACAGCAGTAAAACTGCTGTTTTCAACCTGCTTTATAAAGTTGGATCACGGAATGAAATACCCGGTAAAACCGGGCTTGCGCATTTTTTTGAGCACTTGATGTTTGGCGGTTCTGCCAATGTGCCGGTTTTTGACCGTGAACTGGAGCGGGTTGGCGGTTCCTGTAATGCTTTCACCAGTCAAGACATTACCAACTACTACATCACGCTTCCCGGAGCAAACCTGGAAACCGCATTTTGGCTCGAATCCGATAGGATGTTCCAGTTGTCGCTAAGCACCAAGACCATCGAGACCCAGCGTAAAGTGGTCATAGAGGAATACAAACAGCGTTATCTAAACCAGCCCTATGGAGACGCATATCATCACCTGGACTGCCTTTCCTATGACATCCATCCCTACAGATGGCCTACAATAGGTCAAAGCCTGGAAGATATCCAGAGCTATACCCAAGAGGATACGTGGGAATTCTACAAGTCAAACTACCGTCCGGACAATGCCGTACTTGTAGTTGCCGGAGCAGTGAAACAAGCTGAAGTAGAACGCATGGCTAAAAAATGGTTTGAACCAATCCAGAACCATCCTAAACCGGATCTGCTAATCCCAACCGAACCAGTCCAAAGAACTAAAAAAACCAAACTTGTGGAAGCTCCGGTACCCACAGATGCATTGTATAAGGCATACAAAATGCCAGCAAAGCTGGCTGAGGGGTATTGGGAAGCGGATCTGATCACAGATATCCTAGGATTTGGCAAGTCATCTATTCTAGAGCAAACCTTAGTGAAAAACGGGAAGCTCTTTGCGTCTATAAGTGCCTACATCACTGGATCAGTAGATCCAGGCCTATTGACTTTTGCCGGAAAAATGGAATCCGGAGTAGCTGCCGAAGAGGCTGAAAAAGCTTTGGACGAAGTGATTTCAGGATTTTTGAAATCCCAGATTTCTGACTACACCCTTCAAAAAATCCAAAACCAGGAAGAGGCACATAAAACTTACGAATCTGTGGAGATCCTAAACAGGGCAATGAATCTTGCGGGATATGCCCATCTAGGCAATCCGGCTCTTTATGATGAGGTCTTTGACATTAAGTCCAAAATAAAGGGAGATGAAATCATGCATTGGGCAAACAGCATCATTAAAGAAGAAAACTCTTCAGTATTATATTATAAATCTGCGCAGGAATGA
- the ispF gene encoding 2-C-methyl-D-erythritol 2,4-cyclodiphosphate synthase encodes MNKFRIGFGYDVHQLKEGHDFWLGGIKLENDKGAVGHSDADVLIHVICDALLGAANLRDIGYHFSDKDPKFKGIDSKILLAEVLVLLRDAGYEVGNLDTTICLQLPKVNPHIPAMKKCLADVMKVSENDISIKATTTEKLGFVGRQEGISAYCAALIYAI; translated from the coding sequence ATGAACAAATTCAGAATAGGCTTCGGGTATGACGTCCACCAACTCAAAGAAGGACACGATTTCTGGCTAGGTGGAATCAAACTAGAAAATGACAAAGGTGCTGTTGGACATTCTGATGCAGATGTACTGATACACGTCATCTGTGACGCACTATTGGGGGCAGCCAATCTCCGTGACATTGGCTACCACTTTTCAGACAAGGACCCGAAATTCAAGGGAATAGACAGCAAAATCCTCCTTGCAGAAGTGCTGGTACTTTTGCGTGATGCTGGCTACGAAGTGGGGAATCTGGACACGACCATCTGTCTTCAGCTCCCTAAAGTCAATCCTCACATCCCTGCAATGAAAAAATGTCTTGCAGATGTGATGAAAGTCTCCGAAAATGATATTTCCATCAAGGCCACAACCACCGAAAAATTAGGATTTGTGGGTCGGCAGGAAGGCATATCCGCATATTGTGCCGCATTGATCTATGCTATATGA
- the mnmD gene encoding tRNA (5-methylaminomethyl-2-thiouridine)(34)-methyltransferase MnmD, with translation MSEKLKIITTEDGSHSLYNEELKETYHSFHGAFKESIHVFMLYGLDSWIINNPNKKPLRIFEVGFGTGLNAWLTLVWAEQNQIPVLYHTIEPFPLPEDIYSQLNYGDMDDAIFHYKPYLQRLHKAEWDKGIIMSEYFNMKKEKTTLQEVKLYPTDVVFYDAFAPSKQPEMWSKELLSRVFEALNPGGIFTTYCASGQLKRDLKELGFEVETLPGPPGKKEMTRGWKR, from the coding sequence ATGAGTGAGAAGTTAAAAATCATCACCACCGAAGACGGCTCCCACTCTCTCTATAATGAGGAGCTAAAAGAGACTTACCACAGTTTCCATGGAGCTTTCAAGGAATCCATCCATGTATTCATGCTTTATGGGCTGGACTCTTGGATCATTAACAATCCAAACAAAAAACCGCTCAGGATTTTCGAAGTAGGCTTCGGCACCGGACTAAATGCGTGGCTGACGTTAGTCTGGGCAGAGCAAAATCAAATTCCGGTACTCTACCATACCATTGAGCCATTTCCGTTGCCGGAGGACATCTATTCCCAGCTTAATTACGGCGATATGGATGACGCTATTTTTCATTACAAACCATACTTACAGCGCTTACACAAGGCGGAGTGGGACAAGGGAATTATTATGTCAGAGTATTTCAATATGAAGAAGGAAAAAACCACACTTCAGGAGGTGAAACTCTATCCTACCGATGTGGTTTTTTATGACGCATTTGCTCCAAGCAAGCAACCTGAAATGTGGAGCAAGGAACTTTTAAGCAGGGTTTTTGAAGCGTTAAACCCGGGAGGGATCTTTACCACCTACTGTGCGAGCGGGCAGCTCAAAAGAGACCTTAAAGAACTTGGATTCGAGGTAGAGACTTTGCCGGGCCCTCCAGGCAAAAAAGAAATGACCAGAGGATGGAAAAGATAG
- a CDS encoding Clp protease ClpB: MIFTIILLFLNLSPLQFTEAGQAKLEKMVQDRDALTRQWKESEGKKSGIFGNRTKKDMIETNEWLERIIAKDNLIMDELRMIGEIETTTATQTGEDYKAIAFKQEKDVQALKRAVAERDKSLEKMRSTRRTFEWTTTIFFLTTLGLGYWVYKSKKPA; encoded by the coding sequence ATGATTTTCACTATAATCCTTCTATTTCTTAATCTCTCCCCGCTACAATTCACCGAGGCAGGGCAGGCCAAACTGGAAAAAATGGTACAGGACCGTGACGCATTGACCCGTCAGTGGAAAGAATCCGAAGGTAAAAAGTCAGGTATTTTTGGAAACCGCACCAAAAAGGACATGATCGAGACCAACGAATGGCTGGAGCGTATCATCGCAAAGGACAATCTGATCATGGACGAGCTCCGAATGATTGGAGAAATAGAGACTACCACAGCCACCCAGACAGGGGAAGACTACAAAGCCATTGCTTTCAAGCAGGAAAAGGACGTACAGGCGCTGAAAAGAGCTGTAGCTGAACGGGATAAATCCCTAGAGAAAATGCGTTCCACTCGAAGAACATTTGAATGGACTACAACCATTTTTTTTCTCACCACTTTGGGATTGGGATACTGGGTGTACAAAAGCAAAAAACCTGCTTAA
- a CDS encoding phosphatidylserine decarboxylase family protein, which produces MTIHREGRVLLFWLLIILVAGNYLIIHFIPDARVLSNVAVLGSILLYLIILQFFRSPVFTLPSDESLVYAPVDGKVVVIEETFEEEYLKENRRQISIFMSPINVHITRSPIKGIVEFFQYHPGKYLVAWHPKSSTENERTSMVVTHENGTKLMVRQVAGALARRIKWYVKLGSELASGGEFGFIKFGSRVDVYLPLDAEILVEIEGKTKGGRTPIARLK; this is translated from the coding sequence ATGACTATACACCGTGAAGGAAGGGTTTTGTTGTTTTGGCTTCTGATTATTTTAGTTGCCGGTAACTACCTAATTATCCATTTTATACCTGATGCCAGAGTACTATCCAATGTTGCCGTTTTAGGAAGTATTTTACTGTATCTGATTATTCTCCAGTTTTTCAGAAGTCCAGTGTTCACATTGCCTTCGGACGAAAGTTTGGTTTACGCTCCTGTTGATGGAAAAGTAGTGGTAATAGAAGAGACCTTTGAAGAGGAATACCTCAAAGAAAACCGCAGACAGATTTCGATTTTCATGTCTCCGATCAATGTGCATATCACTAGATCTCCGATCAAAGGGATTGTAGAGTTTTTCCAATATCACCCGGGTAAATACCTTGTAGCTTGGCATCCAAAGTCAAGCACTGAGAATGAACGCACTTCTATGGTGGTGACGCATGAGAATGGTACAAAGCTTATGGTAAGACAGGTTGCAGGAGCTTTGGCAAGAAGAATCAAATGGTATGTGAAGCTAGGTTCTGAATTAGCTTCAGGCGGAGAATTTGGTTTTATAAAATTCGGTTCGAGGGTGGATGTTTACCTTCCACTGGATGCTGAAATTTTAGTTGAAATAGAAGGGAAAACCAAAGGAGGTAGAACGCCAATCGCAAGATTGAAATAA